The DNA segment CCCACCACCATGTCAAAGAGGATGGCGCCCGAACCAACGGTGGCCGAGGTGGTGACCGAGGCCAACAGAAACACCAGGCCGATGACGAAGAACCAGATGACGAGCATGATGTACCAGGCCCGGGCCCGCAACCGTTGACGCATTTCGAGGCCGAACACTGCTTTCACCCCGCTCCAGTAGGAAAGGGTAAGGTCGGTCGACGCGCCGGTTGAGCCCGGCTGCTCAGTCATTGAGGTGCTCATTGTCTGTCCGTATCGAGGCTCATGTAGGTTTCTTCGAGGGCCCCGCCCGCCGGCGCGAAGGCGGTGACCGCGACGTCGGCCAGGATCAGGGTACGGAGCAGCCAGGCCGCCTGATCAGTACTGCTGACCATCACTTGATACTCGACACGGCGGGAGTCACCCCGCACCTCGAACGTGACTCCGTGACTGGCGAGCGCCTCCGCCAGCGGCTCCATTGGGTCAGCCTGAATGTAGTAGCGGCGAATCTGGGTGCCAGCCTCATCAAGTGTCTGGTTCTTGACCGATTCGCCCCGGTTGATGAACACCGCGCGGTCCGCAATCTCGTCCAGTTCGGAGAGCACATGGCTGGACACCACCACCGTCTTCCCCCGGTCTGCCAGGGAGCGCAAGGTCGCGCGGAGCTCCACCCGTGATCCCGGGTCCAGTCCTGACGCCGGCTCGTCCAGCAGCAGCACCGCCGGATCGTGGATCAACGCACGGGCGAGACTCAGCCGCTGCTGTTGCCCCCGGGAGAGCACCCGTGCGGGCTTGTCAGCGAACTCCTCCAGCCGGACCGCAGCCAGCAGCTCGGCGGCCCGCTCCCGGCGCCGAGCTACTGGCATTCCATAGAGAGACCCCATCGTGGTCAGAATCTCGGCGGCAGTCAGGGATTCCCAGACACCCAGGGTGTCGGGCATCCAGCCGACGGTGCGCCTCACTGCCGCAGCATCCTGCGCAGGGTCCACGCCCCCGACCCGCAGGGTTCCAGTATCGGGCGCCAACAGGGACGCCAAAATCAGCAGCAGTGTGGTCTTACCCGACCCGTTAGGCCCGATCAGAGCCGTCACCTCGCCGGCCGGCGCTGCAAAGTCAATGTGCCTGATCGCGGCGACGGTGCCGAAGCTCCGTGCGATCCCCGTGGCAACGATTCCCCCATACCCGTTGTTCATAGGGTGAACCCTATGCGACGTGCGTCACGTGTGGGGGACATCGACGGAACAATCGGACGCGCAATTGGCTGTCGCAAAACG comes from the Arthrobacter sp. CAN_C5 genome and includes:
- a CDS encoding ABC transporter ATP-binding protein → MNNGYGGIVATGIARSFGTVAAIRHIDFAAPAGEVTALIGPNGSGKTTLLLILASLLAPDTGTLRVGGVDPAQDAAAVRRTVGWMPDTLGVWESLTAAEILTTMGSLYGMPVARRRERAAELLAAVRLEEFADKPARVLSRGQQQRLSLARALIHDPAVLLLDEPASGLDPGSRVELRATLRSLADRGKTVVVSSHVLSELDEIADRAVFINRGESVKNQTLDEAGTQIRRYYIQADPMEPLAEALASHGVTFEVRGDSRRVEYQVMVSSTDQAAWLLRTLILADVAVTAFAPAGGALEETYMSLDTDRQ